The following are encoded in a window of Bombus vancouverensis nearcticus unplaced genomic scaffold, iyBomVanc1_principal scaffold0062, whole genome shotgun sequence genomic DNA:
- the LOC117162077 gene encoding omega-amidase NIT2-like isoform X2, whose translation MLILSSTIHNLNIMILTNIAKQVVRTMSTFRLALVQLEVNEVKRKNVERAVSYISSAKEHNADIIALPECFNSPYGIQYFPKYAESIPDGETSVASSNAAKENNIYVVGGTMPEIEGDKLYNTCTIWGPDGTLIAKHRKVHLFDIDIPNKITFRESDSLGPGNSLTTFDVKGCKIGIGICYDIRFEEMARIYRNKGCQMLIYPAAFNMTTGPLHWSLLQRSRANDNQLYVACISPARVPSASYVAWGHTQLTNPWGKILYDLETQENMAVTDIAGAPGINRRQTNK comes from the exons ATGTTGATATTGAGTAGTACCATACATAACCTCAACATTATGATACTTACAAACATCGCTAAACAAGTAGTGCGGACGATGTCGA CATTTCGCTTGGCGTTGGTACAACTTGAAGTAAATGAAGTAAAACGCAAAAATGTAGAGCGGGCAGTTTCCTACATTTCTAGCGCAAAAGAGCACAATGCTGATATTATAGCTCTTCCTGAATGCTTTAATTCACCATATGGAATAc agtactttccaaaatacgccgagagtattcctgatggtgaaacgagcgttgcttcatcgaacgcagctaaagaaaacaacatctatgtagttggtggtacgatgcctgaaatagagggcgataaattgtacaatacctgtactatttggggtcccgatggaactttgatagcaaaacaccgaaag gtacatctattcgacatcgacattcctaataagattacttttcgagagagtgattcactcggtcctggtaactccctaacgacgttcgatgtgaagggctgcaaaataggtattggcatttgctatgatattagattcgaggaaatggcacgcatttatcggaacaaag gttgccaaatgctgatatatccagcggcattcaatatgaccactggaccactgcactggtcattacttcagcgttccagagcgaatgataatcaattatacgttgcttgcatatcaccggctcgtgttccttcagcaagttacgtcgcatgggggcatacacagttgaccaatccctggggaaagattctttacgatttggaaactcaagagaatatggcagtcaccgatatcg caggtgctccgggtataaacagacgacaaacgaacaaatag
- the LOC117162077 gene encoding omega-amidase NIT2-like isoform X3 — protein sequence MLILSSTIHNLNIMILTNIAKQVVRTMSTFRLALVQLEVNEVKRKNVERAVSYISSAKEHNADIIALPECFNSPYGIQYFPKYAESIPDGETSVASSNAAKENNIYVVGGTMPEIEGDKLYNTCTIWGPDGTLIAKHRKVHLFDIDIPNKITFRESDSLGPGNSLTTFDVKGCKIGIGICYDIRFEEMARIYRNKGCQMLIYPAAFNMTTGPLHWSLLQRSRANDNQLYVACISPARVPSASYVAWGHTQLTNPWGKILYDLETQENMAVTDIGAPGINRRQTNK from the exons ATGTTGATATTGAGTAGTACCATACATAACCTCAACATTATGATACTTACAAACATCGCTAAACAAGTAGTGCGGACGATGTCGA CATTTCGCTTGGCGTTGGTACAACTTGAAGTAAATGAAGTAAAACGCAAAAATGTAGAGCGGGCAGTTTCCTACATTTCTAGCGCAAAAGAGCACAATGCTGATATTATAGCTCTTCCTGAATGCTTTAATTCACCATATGGAATAc agtactttccaaaatacgccgagagtattcctgatggtgaaacgagcgttgcttcatcgaacgcagctaaagaaaacaacatctatgtagttggtggtacgatgcctgaaatagagggcgataaattgtacaatacctgtactatttggggtcccgatggaactttgatagcaaaacaccgaaag gtacatctattcgacatcgacattcctaataagattacttttcgagagagtgattcactcggtcctggtaactccctaacgacgttcgatgtgaagggctgcaaaataggtattggcatttgctatgatattagattcgaggaaatggcacgcatttatcggaacaaag gttgccaaatgctgatatatccagcggcattcaatatgaccactggaccactgcactggtcattacttcagcgttccagagcgaatgataatcaattatacgttgcttgcatatcaccggctcgtgttccttcagcaagttacgtcgcatgggggcatacacagttgaccaatccctggggaaagattctttacgatttggaaactcaagagaatatggcagtcaccgatatcg gtgctccgggtataaacagacgacaaacgaacaaatag
- the LOC117162077 gene encoding omega-amidase NIT2-like isoform X1, translating into MLILSSTIHNLNIMILTNIAKQVVRTMSTFRLALVQLEVNEVKRKNVERAVSYISSAKEHNADIIALPECFNSPYGIQYFPKYAESIPDGETSVASSNAAKENNIYVVGGTMPEIEGDKLYNTCTIWGPDGTLIAKHRKVHLFDIDIPNKITFRESDSLGPGNSLTTFDVKGCKIGIGICYDIRFEEMARIYRNKGCQMLIYPAAFNMTTGPLHWSLLQRSRANDNQLYVACISPARVPSASYVAWGHTQLTNPWGKILYDLETQENMAVTDIDLKVVEEVRAQIPTFSQRRTDLYDTVCKKE; encoded by the exons ATGTTGATATTGAGTAGTACCATACATAACCTCAACATTATGATACTTACAAACATCGCTAAACAAGTAGTGCGGACGATGTCGA CATTTCGCTTGGCGTTGGTACAACTTGAAGTAAATGAAGTAAAACGCAAAAATGTAGAGCGGGCAGTTTCCTACATTTCTAGCGCAAAAGAGCACAATGCTGATATTATAGCTCTTCCTGAATGCTTTAATTCACCATATGGAATAc agtactttccaaaatacgccgagagtattcctgatggtgaaacgagcgttgcttcatcgaacgcagctaaagaaaacaacatctatgtagttggtggtacgatgcctgaaatagagggcgataaattgtacaatacctgtactatttggggtcccgatggaactttgatagcaaaacaccgaaag gtacatctattcgacatcgacattcctaataagattacttttcgagagagtgattcactcggtcctggtaactccctaacgacgttcgatgtgaagggctgcaaaataggtattggcatttgctatgatattagattcgaggaaatggcacgcatttatcggaacaaag gttgccaaatgctgatatatccagcggcattcaatatgaccactggaccactgcactggtcattacttcagcgttccagagcgaatgataatcaattatacgttgcttgcatatcaccggctcgtgttccttcagcaagttacgtcgcatgggggcatacacagttgaccaatccctggggaaagattctttacgatttggaaactcaagagaatatggcagtcaccgatatcg atctaaaagttgttgaggaagtaagggctcagatacctacattttctcagagacgtacagatttgtacgacactgtctgtaagaaggagtaa